Genomic segment of Erythrobacter sp. BLCC-B19:
GATATTGGCCCAGGCCAAGCGCAAAATAGGCGATGACCAGCGCGGCCAGAACGGCGATGATGGCGAGCTTTTTCACGAGCAGTCCCGATCCCTTTTGGCAGGCCATTCGCCCCGGCACGGCGGCTGGTTACACTGTGCCTGTGACAGCAGCGTATTGCGCAATCCAGCCTTTGTCGATCCGATGCTTGAGGGCAAGCACCCATGCCCCTTGCGCTGCGAGCGGGCCATAGCTGAGGATTGCAGAGCCATCGCCGGTGTTGAGCAGGTAAAGGCTGTGGCGGCGCGGGCGATAGGCACGCGCGGGGGCGCGGCCTGTCAGCACGCTGCGCAGGTTCGCAGCGAGCACCGGCCCCGTCATCACCGCATGAACGCCCGCATGGGCGAGCGGGCGATCGCGGCGGGCAGCGACGTCGCCGACCGCGAAGATATGCGGGTGGGAGAGCGATTGCTGGCGCGCATCGACGGCGATGAAGCCGTCAGGATCGACCGCCAGTCCGCTTGCCCGCGCCCATTGCGGCGCTGCGCTGCCGATTGCGGCGATGATGGCATCGGCAGGTTCGAGGCTCTGCCCGCCCGCCATCAACGCGCCATGCGCGAAGCGGGCTGGCCCCGCTATCTGGACAATGCCCTGCCGCACAAGCGCTGCCGCCGCGCGGCGCTGGACGCTGGCGGCAAAGCCGGGGAGCAGCCCGCCCGTGCCCGTCACCAGCCTGACGTCGGGCCGCACCGCTGCGCCGGCAAGGTTGCGAAGGGCGAAGGCCAGCTCCACGCCTGCCGCTCCGCCGCCGACCACGACCACACGGGCAAGCCCCGCACGCCGGGCCGCGACCTGATCGACAAAGGCGCCGATCGGGCGCACGTCGATGAGGCGCGGGTCATCCCCCAGCACCGCGGCGGCGCGCCCGATCCCGCCGGTATCGACACTGGCATGGTCGAAAGCGATCCGCGCGCCGCTGGCGGTCGTCACCACCCGCGCCTCGGGATCGAGCGCAGCGCAGCGGTCGGCGATCAAGGTCACATCGGCACGGGCGGCGAGCGCTGCCAGATCGACCCGCCCTTCTCGCGGGCCGTGCTGCCCTGCCAGCCAGCCGGGCACCATTCCGGAATAGCGCAGGTGCCGGTCAGGAGTGAGCAGCAGCGTGC
This window contains:
- a CDS encoding FAD-dependent oxidoreductase; this translates as MAPRSAENATDTRTLLLVGGGHAHVAVLADWARAGPPPGVRTLLLTPDRHLRYSGMVPGWLAGQHGPREGRVDLAALAARADVTLIADRCAALDPEARVVTTASGARIAFDHASVDTGGIGRAAAVLGDDPRLIDVRPIGAFVDQVAARRAGLARVVVVGGGAAGVELAFALRNLAGAAVRPDVRLVTGTGGLLPGFAASVQRRAAAALVRQGIVQIAGPARFAHGALMAGGQSLEPADAIIAAIGSAAPQWARASGLAVDPDGFIAVDARQQSLSHPHIFAVGDVAARRDRPLAHAGVHAVMTGPVLAANLRSVLTGRAPARAYRPRRHSLYLLNTGDGSAILSYGPLAAQGAWVLALKHRIDKGWIAQYAAVTGTV